The Streptomyces sp. Alt3 genome has a segment encoding these proteins:
- a CDS encoding sugar transferase, with amino-acid sequence MGHVEIPESDISGPVGLAGAPRPRTAASRNHGVAPGRVWRAPTTVQRDHAERPRARHRPDPRVPFLVLTDLVGMGVPTWLVLRAGDQPGPGAAAASAALVWAGVRAARGRYARPLPGESSGGPYAHFGDWLALIGVLAVLLAVTGGGLDPATAVAALVPGLALAVLVGTVGRLRTTGGRRARRVLVVGEAAGLDRAVNLLNSRKGHPYTAVAVVPVGPAAPDCGTPAPGRLAPEPADDDVSTVLGGAFAHDADLVLVAPGPQLDDDRMRRLAWGLHDGGLALCVLSELSGVAAARVRPASAAGLTLLHVAPPLRHGPQALLKTALDRTGAALGLLALAPLFFGVALAVRLSSPGPVFHRQTRHGRHNRPFTMWKFRTMVADAEARREELSAANESEGPMFKMRRDPRVTRIGHALRRTSLDELPQLLNVLRGDMSLVGPRPPLPDEVSRYDERELRRLAVRPGLTGLWQVSGRSDLSWQETVSLDLWYVDNWSVATDMGLLARTVRAVTDGRGAY; translated from the coding sequence ATGGGGCATGTCGAAATACCTGAATCGGATATATCCGGGCCTGTCGGGCTGGCGGGGGCACCACGACCGCGTACCGCAGCCTCCCGGAATCACGGGGTGGCTCCCGGGCGCGTGTGGAGAGCCCCGACGACAGTGCAGCGCGACCACGCGGAGAGACCTCGGGCGAGGCACCGGCCCGATCCGCGTGTGCCCTTCCTCGTCCTGACGGATCTGGTGGGTATGGGGGTACCCACCTGGCTCGTGCTGCGGGCCGGTGACCAGCCGGGACCGGGGGCCGCCGCGGCGTCGGCGGCGCTGGTGTGGGCCGGAGTGCGTGCGGCGCGCGGCCGGTACGCGCGCCCGCTGCCCGGGGAGTCCTCCGGGGGCCCGTACGCGCACTTCGGGGACTGGCTGGCGCTCATCGGGGTGCTGGCCGTGCTGCTGGCCGTCACGGGCGGGGGCCTCGACCCGGCGACCGCGGTCGCGGCGCTGGTGCCCGGCCTGGCCCTGGCGGTCCTCGTGGGGACCGTCGGCCGGCTGCGGACCACGGGGGGCAGGCGCGCGCGCCGGGTCCTTGTGGTCGGCGAGGCGGCGGGTCTGGACCGGGCGGTGAATCTGCTCAACTCCCGCAAGGGGCACCCGTACACGGCCGTCGCGGTGGTACCGGTGGGTCCGGCGGCGCCGGACTGCGGGACCCCGGCGCCGGGCCGGCTGGCGCCCGAGCCGGCCGACGACGACGTGTCCACGGTGCTGGGCGGCGCCTTCGCCCATGACGCGGATCTCGTGCTCGTCGCGCCCGGGCCTCAGCTGGACGACGACCGGATGCGCAGGCTGGCATGGGGTCTGCACGACGGCGGCCTCGCCCTCTGCGTGCTCTCGGAGCTGTCGGGGGTCGCCGCGGCGCGGGTGCGGCCGGCGTCCGCGGCCGGACTGACACTGCTGCACGTCGCACCGCCGCTGCGGCACGGTCCGCAGGCCCTGCTCAAGACCGCGCTGGACCGGACCGGTGCCGCACTCGGCCTGCTGGCGCTCGCCCCGCTGTTCTTCGGGGTCGCGCTGGCGGTCCGCCTCTCGTCTCCCGGCCCCGTGTTCCACCGCCAGACCCGTCACGGCCGCCACAACAGGCCTTTCACCATGTGGAAGTTCCGCACGATGGTGGCCGATGCGGAGGCCCGCAGGGAGGAGCTCTCGGCAGCGAACGAGAGCGAGGGGCCGATGTTCAAGATGCGCCGCGATCCGCGGGTGACCCGGATCGGCCATGCCCTGCGCCGGACGTCCCTGGACGAGCTCCCGCAGCTCCTCAACGTGCTGCGGGGTGACATGTCCCTGGTAGGCCCGCGTCCGCCCCTGCCGGACGAGGTGTCGCGCTACGACGAGCGCGAGCTGCGGCGGCTGGCCGTGCGGCCGGGCCTGACCGGTCTGTGGCAGGTCAGCGGACGGTCGGACCTGTCCTGGCAGGAGACGGTCTCGCTGGACCTCTGGTACGTCGACAACTGGTCGGTGGCGACGGACATGGGGCTGCTCGCCCGGACGGTACGCGCCGTCACCGACGGCCGGGGAGCGTACTGA